TCGGGCAATACAAAACTGTTCTCGCCAGATCGGGCCAATTCAGGAATCCAGCCGTCGTTGGTTGAGCAGTTGATCGCACCATTCATGGCCGCTGTCATACCACTGGTTCCCGAAGCTTCGCGGGTGAGTCGGGGCGTGTTAAGCCATAAATCGGCTCCCTGTTTGAGTAATTTCGACAGGTAGAGTTCATATCCTACCAGCACTGAGCAATTCGTATACTGCTTCGATACATGAACCAGACGGTCGAAGGTGCCGATGCTGGCGTAATCGAACGGATAGGGTTTTCCGGCCCATATAATTTGCACCGGGTATTTTGGATTTGTCAGCAGACGGTCAAATCGGGCCGGGTCTGATAGCAGCAGGTCGGCGCGTTTATAGCCTGCAAAGCGTCGTGCCCAGACAATGGTAAATACAGTTGGGTCATACAGATCACCCGTTTGATTGGCAACCAGCTCGAAGAGAACCTGTTTACTGGCTCGTTTTCGCGAAAGCAGTGTGGCATCATCCTGAGCAGCGGCTGCCGTGTCCAGTACCGGATCACCCCAGAACTGGTGATTCTGGGCATTGGTAATAGCAATGATGGGGCAAACGTCTGGGGCGCCTTGCCACATTTGCTGGCTTACTTCCTGATGGCGTTTCGAAACCGCATTGGCACGTCCGGCCATGCGCAAAGCGCCCAGCGCCCAGTTAAATGACTCGTCATACATCCCCGTGATTCGCTGGACATCCTCCAGGGGGAGGTTGTCGAAAAAGCCCATACGATCCAGTAACCGACAATCGCTGCGGGGATTTCCGGCTTCTTCGGGCGTATGTGTCGTAAACACCAGTCGCTCCCGAACGGCCTCAAGGCTGCCTAATTGCCGAAGGAGATAAAAGGCAAGTGGCAGCGGATGGCTTTCGTTCATGTGGTAAACGTCTGGTTTGAATTGAAGCTGCTCCAGGAGTTTGGCGCCCCCAATGCCCAGTAAAATACTGGACGCAATCCGGGTTTCAGGGTTTGGGTCGTAGAGCCGATGGCAGACGGTTTGCGCCAGATAATCATTTTCGGGCAGATCAGTCGACAGAAAATACGTCGGTACAGTGCCGAAGGCGGTTGGCGGCAGGTAATAGGCTGTTACCCAGACAGGCGACTGATTGATTTGAATCTGAAAGCGGAGGTTGGTTGGCTGAAGAAAGCTGTAGTGCTTCTCCATAAACAGCACATCCATAGTTTGATCGGCTTTATGGACCTGATCGTAATAGCCGTATTTCCAGAGAATACCGACGGCTACCATCGGCTGTTGAAGCGCATACGCACTACGCATGTGCGAACCAGCCAGAAAACCCAGCCCCCCTGAATAGGTTTTGAGGTACTGGACAAAGGCATATTCCATTGAAAAATAAGCCACCAAGGGCATACGCTCCGAAGCGATTGCGGTTGTAGAATCCATAGAATCAGGTTGATGATGGCCCGAAGGTCGGTAATCATTTTGCGCATCGGGCTGAAACCAAACAGCCCAAAGGCTGATTCTTATCAGACAATTGACCACAAACAGCTGTTTTGTTGAGTGTGGTCATGGGGGACTGGGCCTCCGATGGGGAGTTTTGCCAGACCTATACCGAAGCACTGCATGAATACTTCCCAACCGGAAATGCCCTCTCAACTACTTGTGCTAAACAGTGGTTCATCGAGTATTAAGTTTGCTGTTTATGATCTGGCCGAACAACAGATAGCGTCGGGTAAACTGATCCGAATCGGGCAGACTACGGGAGCGTTTGAACGAACCGATGGGCACCAGACCAACACGGACGCGCTGGCATTGCCCAACCATATGGCTGCCCTGAACGTTCTGTTCGACTGGCTTCATCAGCAAAGCCATCTGCACATCGGAGCGGTTGGCCATCGTATAGTACATGGGGGCGAACGCTACTGGACACCAGAGCGGGTAACAGCCCGGCTACTGGCTGATCTACGTTTACTGATCCCACTGGCGCCTGATCATTTGCCCGCCGAAATCAGCCTGATTGAAGCGGTAGCGGCTCAGTATCCGCAGTTGCCTCAGGTTGTGTGCTTCGATACGGCGTTTCATCACAGTATGCCTGCGCTAGCCCGACGATTACCCTTACCCCGCTATCTGGCCGAGGAAGGCGTTATGCGCTATGGGTTTCACGGATTGTCGTATGCGTATGTACTGGATCAACTACGAAAGGAAGCCGGAGACGACGTCGCCAATGGACGCGTAGTGCTGGCGCACCTGGGCAATGGAGCCAGTATGGCGGCTGTTCGGCAGGGCAAATGTATGGATACAACAATGGGCTTTACGCCCACGGGTGGCTTGATGATGGGAACCCGAACAGGCGATCTGGATCCCGGTGTCGTGCTCTACCTGCTGAACCATCGGGAGGTAGAAAGCTCAGAACTCAGTCGGTTGCTGAACGATGAGTCGGGACTGTTGGGCGTTTCAGGGACTAGTTCTGATATGCAGATGTTGCTTCAACTGGAGCCAGACCAGCCAGCCGCAGCCGAAGCAATAGCGTTGTTTGGTTACCTGGCGGCTAAACAGTTGGGCGCACTGGTTACTGTGCTGAATGGACTCGATACATTAGTATTTACCGGAGGTATTGGCGAAAACGCACCGACTATTCGCACCCGGATTTGCGAGCGTCTGGCCTATCTGGGTGTCATGCTCGATCCAGCCCGAAACCAGGCCAGCGAAGCCATTATCTCCCCCAACGGCCATTGGCCCGTAGTACGCGTTATTCCTACCGATGAAGAGGTCATGATCGCTCGTTACACCCGGCAGGTGCTACATTTAAGAGACGTAACTTTTTAGAAGTAGTTTAGCTAAACTTACCAGTTGGCCCGGCGTAGTTTTTCCGGTTGCGCCACCCGAATATGGCCCGATGAATTGATCTCGATAAGCCCGTCCTGTTTGAACTCGCTGAGGGTTCGGATGAGCGATTCAGTGGCCGTACCCGTCAGAGCGGCCAGATCATCGCGGGAGAACTGGATCAGCGTGTCGGGCTGTTGGTTGTGCAGGCGAAGTAAGGTGTCGGCCACCCGACGGCGGAGCGAACTATAGGCCATACCCAGTAGCTGCTGTTCACGTTCGCCAACTCGCCCGGCCAGCAATTTGATAAACTGCTGACTGACATCGGGGTTGCTGGAGACTAGTTGAAGGAAATCGTCTTTGGGAATGTAGAGCAGTTCAGAATCTTCCAGCGTAACGGCCGAATCGGTGTAGTCGCGGTTTTCCAACAGGGCGAAATAACCGAAAAACTCACCCGGCCCATAAATACCCGTAATAAATTCCTTGCCATCGGTGTTGTTGCGCACCGTCTTTACTTTACCCGACTTAACGAAAAACAGTCGGGTTGGGTCGTCACCTTCCGAATAGACGTACTGCTTTTTGCGGATGTTATGTGGTTTGCGATCGACCGACAGGCTGTTCAGATTCCCTACGGATTTGGCATCGTCCAGAAACTGCGCAAGGCCATCCTGTTTCAGGTCATAATCGGGTCGTAAATGCGTAAACCGATTCAGACGGCCTTCTATGGCGCTCAGTAGCTCACTCTCTTCGAAGGGTTTGGTCAGGTAGTCGTCGGCCCCCAGATCCATGCCTTTCCGAAAATCGTTTCGCTCGGTTTTGGCCGTCAGGAAAATGAAGGGCACGCCCGATAGGTCTGGATTCCGGTTGAAGACCTGCAAAACGCCGTAGCCATCCAAAACGGGCATCATGATGT
This window of the Spirosoma aerolatum genome carries:
- the glgP gene encoding alpha-glucan family phosphorylase, with the translated sequence MDSTTAIASERMPLVAYFSMEYAFVQYLKTYSGGLGFLAGSHMRSAYALQQPMVAVGILWKYGYYDQVHKADQTMDVLFMEKHYSFLQPTNLRFQIQINQSPVWVTAYYLPPTAFGTVPTYFLSTDLPENDYLAQTVCHRLYDPNPETRIASSILLGIGGAKLLEQLQFKPDVYHMNESHPLPLAFYLLRQLGSLEAVRERLVFTTHTPEEAGNPRSDCRLLDRMGFFDNLPLEDVQRITGMYDESFNWALGALRMAGRANAVSKRHQEVSQQMWQGAPDVCPIIAITNAQNHQFWGDPVLDTAAAAQDDATLLSRKRASKQVLFELVANQTGDLYDPTVFTIVWARRFAGYKRADLLLSDPARFDRLLTNPKYPVQIIWAGKPYPFDYASIGTFDRLVHVSKQYTNCSVLVGYELYLSKLLKQGADLWLNTPRLTREASGTSGMTAAMNGAINCSTNDGWIPELARSGENSFVLPEANLAWPAHQQDDFDAENLYTLLETVILPMYYEQPNQWLQRMKNSLHDILPYFDADRMAREYYEKLYSLPQPIHMAAAKPREIAVRVPSDAHI
- a CDS encoding response regulator, yielding MKTILLIEDNEAIRETTAEILELANYHVLTAENGKIGVQIALETRPDLVICDIMMPVLDGYGVLQVFNRNPDLSGVPFIFLTAKTERNDFRKGMDLGADDYLTKPFEESELLSAIEGRLNRFTHLRPDYDLKQDGLAQFLDDAKSVGNLNSLSVDRKPHNIRKKQYVYSEGDDPTRLFFVKSGKVKTVRNNTDGKEFITGIYGPGEFFGYFALLENRDYTDSAVTLEDSELLYIPKDDFLQLVSSNPDVSQQFIKLLAGRVGEREQQLLGMAYSSLRRRVADTLLRLHNQQPDTLIQFSRDDLAALTGTATESLIRTLSEFKQDGLIEINSSGHIRVAQPEKLRRANW
- a CDS encoding acetate/propionate family kinase → MNTSQPEMPSQLLVLNSGSSSIKFAVYDLAEQQIASGKLIRIGQTTGAFERTDGHQTNTDALALPNHMAALNVLFDWLHQQSHLHIGAVGHRIVHGGERYWTPERVTARLLADLRLLIPLAPDHLPAEISLIEAVAAQYPQLPQVVCFDTAFHHSMPALARRLPLPRYLAEEGVMRYGFHGLSYAYVLDQLRKEAGDDVANGRVVLAHLGNGASMAAVRQGKCMDTTMGFTPTGGLMMGTRTGDLDPGVVLYLLNHREVESSELSRLLNDESGLLGVSGTSSDMQMLLQLEPDQPAAAEAIALFGYLAAKQLGALVTVLNGLDTLVFTGGIGENAPTIRTRICERLAYLGVMLDPARNQASEAIISPNGHWPVVRVIPTDEEVMIARYTRQVLHLRDVTF